The following proteins are encoded in a genomic region of Thiomonas sp. X19:
- a CDS encoding AlpA family transcriptional regulator, giving the protein MNPQVTRKRSPATVAPATAQIHPDALIRKAQIIGTNGTAPLLAVGNTRFYELIAEGKLPKPRKIGAASFWRAGDILAALEAL; this is encoded by the coding sequence ATGAATCCTCAAGTTACCCGCAAGCGTTCGCCCGCAACCGTTGCACCAGCAACGGCGCAGATTCACCCGGACGCCCTGATCCGCAAGGCGCAGATCATCGGCACCAACGGCACTGCTCCGTTACTCGCAGTCGGCAACACGCGGTTCTATGAACTGATTGCCGAGGGCAAACTCCCGAAGCCCCGCAAGATCGGCGCCGCGTCATTCTGGCGTGCTGGCGACATTCTGGCCGCGCTGGAGGCGCTTTGA
- a CDS encoding toprim domain-containing protein, with translation MMARNHPDRVTPARTRAALLAMAPAVNPVIGLLEQMRSAGIEPADPGVIVADGVLRRFQVASDKPGSKSGWAALREQFGVAGSWKTGASCTWSSTSTARMSRAEKDAHYSQVRQAKAEAQRQREAEHQAAAERASMLWAKAKPATAEHPYLVRKRIEPGYARQSGDLLVLNIIDVNGVTKSLQYIGTDGTKKLLSGGAKRGHFILVAGSLPAPIVVIAEGFATAMTASSQFPGACTLAAIDAGNLEPVALAIRCKYPAAQIVVVADDDRLTPGNPGITKARAAAVAVGAKLARPVWPPGIPIEASDMNDLAVYLEAHHA, from the coding sequence ATGATGGCCCGCAACCACCCTGACCGAGTCACGCCAGCGCGAACCCGCGCCGCACTGCTGGCGATGGCCCCGGCAGTGAATCCCGTCATCGGGCTGTTGGAGCAGATGCGCAGCGCTGGCATCGAGCCTGCCGACCCTGGCGTGATCGTTGCCGATGGCGTCCTGCGCCGCTTTCAAGTCGCCAGCGACAAGCCCGGTTCCAAGAGCGGCTGGGCCGCGCTGCGCGAGCAGTTCGGAGTCGCTGGAAGCTGGAAGACGGGCGCGTCATGCACCTGGAGTTCTACATCCACGGCGCGCATGAGCCGAGCCGAGAAAGACGCCCACTACTCGCAAGTGCGGCAGGCCAAGGCCGAAGCCCAGCGCCAGCGGGAAGCCGAACATCAAGCCGCTGCCGAGCGTGCATCGATGCTTTGGGCCAAGGCAAAACCCGCAACGGCGGAGCATCCTTACTTGGTTCGCAAACGCATCGAACCGGGTTATGCACGGCAGTCTGGTGATCTGCTGGTGCTCAACATCATCGATGTGAACGGCGTCACCAAGTCGCTGCAATACATCGGGACGGATGGCACGAAAAAGCTCTTGAGCGGCGGCGCAAAGCGTGGGCACTTCATCCTCGTGGCCGGTTCGCTGCCTGCGCCCATTGTGGTGATTGCCGAGGGCTTTGCCACGGCCATGACCGCATCGTCACAGTTCCCCGGAGCCTGCACCCTGGCTGCAATCGACGCTGGAAATCTGGAGCCGGTGGCGCTCGCCATTCGTTGCAAATATCCAGCCGCGCAGATCGTTGTTGTAGCCGACGACGACAGGCTGACCCCTGGCAATCCGGGCATCACCAAGGCCCGTGCTGCTGCCGTTGCTGTGGGCGCAAAGCTCGCCCGTCCTGTGTGGCCGCCCGGCATTCCCATTGAGGCATCCGATATGAACGACCTTGCCGTTTACCTGGAGGCCCACCATGCCTGA
- a CDS encoding integrase arm-type DNA-binding domain-containing protein yields MPLTDTAIRNAKPAERQYKLGDEKGLFLLIHPNGSKYWRLKYRFLGAEKVLALGVYPEVSLKLARDRRDEARAHLAAGRDPGAVKQAEKARAFALAADSFEVVARDWIERHLSTKAASHRDKVVRRLERDVFPYLGRRPVAEITAPDILAVLRRIDARGVLETAHRAQQNIGQVIRYAILTGRATHDPTSALRGALPAYVPQHMASPADDPAAVGAILRSLDAFKGGPVVAAAIKLLPMLFCRPGELRTMKWEQVNLETAEWRYVVSKTGTEHLVPLSTQAVALLADLHLLTGHLPAGWVFIGGRTPTQPMSDAAINAAYRRLGIDTKTELTGHGWRSVAQTFLHERLGYEPAVIEHQLAHAVPDSLGTAYNRTRFIATRRKMMQDWSDYLDKLKAGADIIPIRGAA; encoded by the coding sequence ATGCCCCTGACAGACACCGCCATCCGCAACGCCAAGCCTGCGGAGCGCCAGTACAAGCTAGGCGACGAGAAGGGGCTGTTCCTGCTAATCCACCCGAACGGCTCGAAATACTGGCGCTTGAAGTATCGCTTCCTGGGGGCAGAAAAGGTGCTGGCGCTGGGGGTCTATCCCGAAGTCAGCTTGAAGCTCGCCCGTGATCGACGCGACGAAGCCCGCGCCCACCTTGCCGCTGGCCGTGATCCCGGAGCCGTCAAGCAAGCCGAGAAAGCACGCGCCTTTGCCCTGGCCGCCGATTCATTCGAGGTCGTCGCACGCGACTGGATCGAGCGCCACCTCTCCACCAAGGCCGCCAGCCATCGGGACAAGGTTGTCCGCCGCCTGGAGCGCGACGTGTTTCCCTACCTGGGCCGTCGCCCCGTTGCCGAAATCACCGCGCCCGACATCCTGGCCGTCCTGCGGCGCATCGATGCCCGTGGCGTGCTCGAAACCGCTCACCGCGCACAACAGAACATCGGACAGGTGATTCGCTATGCCATCCTCACGGGCCGAGCGACCCACGATCCCACCTCTGCCCTGCGCGGCGCGCTGCCCGCCTACGTTCCTCAGCACATGGCCTCACCTGCCGATGATCCCGCCGCCGTGGGCGCCATCCTGCGTTCCCTGGACGCCTTCAAGGGCGGCCCGGTCGTCGCTGCTGCCATCAAGCTGCTGCCGATGCTCTTTTGCAGGCCAGGCGAACTGCGGACGATGAAGTGGGAGCAAGTGAATCTGGAGACAGCGGAATGGCGCTACGTCGTGTCCAAGACGGGCACGGAACACCTGGTTCCCTTGTCCACTCAGGCCGTGGCGCTGCTGGCTGATCTGCATTTGCTCACCGGCCACCTGCCTGCTGGCTGGGTTTTCATCGGCGGACGCACGCCCACCCAGCCCATGAGCGATGCAGCCATCAATGCGGCGTATCGACGCCTGGGAATCGACACCAAGACGGAGCTCACCGGCCACGGCTGGCGCTCAGTGGCGCAGACGTTCCTGCATGAGCGCCTGGGCTATGAGCCTGCCGTGATCGAACACCAGCTTGCCCATGCCGTGCCGGACAGCCTGGGCACCGCGTACAACCGCACCCGGTTCATCGCCACCCGGCGCAAGATGATGCAGGACTGGAGCGACTACCTGGACAAGCTGAAAGCAGGTGCCGACATCATCCCGATTCGCGGCGCAGCGTGA
- a CDS encoding addiction module antidote protein, producing the protein MSKPAPHRPHDDAVIEMLRDDPAFIEDYLAAALDEAEQPGGREALLLALRHVAEAQGMAKVARTAGVQRESLYRALSPKGNPTIKTLLAVMQATGLKLGVHRG; encoded by the coding sequence ATGAGCAAACCAGCACCACACCGCCCGCACGATGACGCCGTCATCGAGATGCTGCGCGACGATCCGGCTTTCATTGAGGATTACCTCGCTGCCGCGCTTGATGAAGCCGAGCAGCCAGGTGGCCGCGAAGCCCTGCTGCTTGCCCTGCGACACGTTGCCGAGGCCCAGGGCATGGCCAAGGTGGCCCGAACAGCGGGGGTGCAGCGCGAGAGCCTGTACCGCGCGCTGTCTCCGAAGGGCAACCCGACCATCAAGACGCTGCTCGCCGTCATGCAGGCCACGGGCTTGAAGCTGGGTGTGCATCGCGGCTGA
- a CDS encoding IS1182-like element ISThsp16 family transposase, giving the protein MSRFVPVDRDTAYLLPPSVDEWLPTDHLARFVVEVIEQLDLGDLARQYAGRGSAAHHPAVLLGLLIYGYANGVHSSRKIERATYDSVAFRFVAANTHPDHDTLATFRRRFLKEVEALFVQVLVLAREMKLLKLGHIALDGTKIDANASKHKALSWAHANKIEAQLRQEVQTLLALAENSDRATVPDGMDVPAEIALRADRLSAIAQAKAKIEQRASERHQVEQQEYEAKTAKRQAQREAGKKPRGKDPEPPEAGPRSSDQVNLTDEESRIMPVSGGGFEQSYNAQAGVDIATMMVITQHVSQASNDKREVVPTLQQIQALPAVLGEVHTLITDNGFFSQANVIACNDAGIEPLLALKRESHHTPVMGRFAPDVPEPQTTDPLVQMAHRLGTQAGRALYGLRKQTVEPVFGIIKQVMGWRQMSMRGLAKAQGEWSLVTMAWNIKRMHVLRAA; this is encoded by the coding sequence ATGAGCCGCTTCGTCCCTGTTGACCGAGACACCGCATATCTGTTGCCACCGTCGGTGGACGAATGGCTGCCCACTGATCACTTGGCGCGCTTCGTGGTCGAAGTCATCGAGCAGCTTGATCTGGGCGATCTGGCCCGACAGTACGCAGGCCGGGGCTCGGCGGCGCACCATCCGGCGGTGCTGCTGGGCCTGCTGATCTACGGCTACGCCAACGGCGTGCACTCCAGCCGCAAGATCGAGCGGGCGACCTACGACTCGGTGGCGTTCCGCTTTGTTGCGGCCAATACCCACCCCGATCACGACACGCTGGCGACGTTCCGCCGCCGCTTCTTGAAGGAGGTGGAGGCACTGTTCGTGCAGGTGCTGGTTCTGGCGCGCGAGATGAAGCTGCTCAAGCTCGGACACATCGCGCTGGATGGCACCAAGATCGACGCCAACGCCAGCAAGCACAAGGCCTTGTCGTGGGCTCATGCCAACAAGATCGAGGCGCAGCTGCGCCAGGAAGTACAAACGCTGCTGGCGCTGGCAGAGAACAGCGACCGCGCGACGGTACCCGACGGCATGGATGTGCCGGCGGAGATCGCCCTGCGTGCAGATCGCTTGAGCGCAATCGCGCAGGCCAAGGCCAAGATCGAGCAGCGCGCCAGCGAACGCCATCAGGTCGAGCAGCAGGAGTACGAGGCCAAGACCGCCAAGCGCCAAGCCCAGCGCGAGGCGGGCAAGAAGCCGCGCGGCAAGGACCCTGAGCCGCCAGAGGCCGGCCCCCGGAGCAGCGATCAGGTCAACCTCACGGATGAAGAGTCGCGCATCATGCCCGTGTCGGGTGGGGGCTTCGAGCAAAGCTACAACGCACAAGCCGGCGTGGACATCGCGACGATGATGGTGATCACCCAGCATGTGAGCCAGGCATCCAACGACAAGCGCGAAGTTGTGCCTACGCTGCAGCAGATCCAAGCGTTACCCGCGGTGCTGGGCGAGGTGCACACGCTCATCACGGACAACGGCTTCTTCAGCCAAGCCAACGTGATCGCGTGCAACGACGCGGGTATCGAGCCGCTGCTGGCGCTCAAGCGGGAGTCGCATCACACGCCGGTGATGGGGCGCTTTGCACCCGATGTGCCCGAGCCCCAGACGACGGATCCGCTCGTGCAGATGGCACACCGCCTGGGCACGCAAGCAGGCCGAGCCCTGTACGGCCTGCGCAAGCAGACAGTGGAGCCGGTGTTCGGCATCATCAAGCAAGTGATGGGTTGGCGCCAGATGAGCATGCGCGGGCTGGCCAAGGCACAAGGCGAATGGAGCTTGGTGACCATGGCTTGGAACATCAAGCGCATGCACGTCCTGCGAGCCGCGTGA
- a CDS encoding DUF927 domain-containing protein, protein MPDLLEIEDVASDIAKSDVPGVPGVQPNECAIPAGTPASVPGVPSVPPEAERPCYRVFDDWLEDGEKFRPGVWHFGIKPGKDEAPATLTKQWICSPLHLEAVTADQGDNNYGRMLRFKNTAGRWRTWAMPMELLRGAGDELRGALLAMGVMIDPAGHREFARYLQARIPEKRVTCATQTGWLGKVFVLPDACYGPGASAVTYQSGDHTDGEYSTGGTLKGWRDGVAAMAVGNPVLMLALSAAFAGPVMNLVRAESGGVHLVGNSSTGKTTGVEAARSVWGGDKFKRSWNSTANGLEGAASQSNDCLLVLDEINQADPRDVGAIIYALGNGVGKQRASRTGAARAVARWRTFVLSSGERSVATAMAEGGIKAKAGHGVRLLDIPVARKFGAWDDLHDFTDGPSFSDALAKAAATHYGHAGRAFLERLTRDTSDMAALWERVKSLEAFHACGDGQIKRAAARFALIGMAGELATDYGLTGWEPGAAVEAAIVAFNAWRDHRGATNAEQHQIVEAVNAFITRHGDSRFSDVNATHNMMVRDRAGWWRPGTDGREYLFTPDGLREALKGFDFKAATQTLVQAGMLAKPGADGKTAVLMRIDGQRTRVYAIQPGGNDGA, encoded by the coding sequence ATGCCTGATTTGCTCGAAATCGAAGATGTTGCATCGGACATTGCAAAATCAGATGTTCCAGGTGTTCCGGGTGTCCAGCCCAATGAATGCGCCATTCCAGCCGGAACACCGGCAAGTGTTCCAGGTGTTCCAAGTGTTCCACCGGAAGCTGAACGGCCCTGTTATCGCGTGTTCGACGATTGGCTGGAGGATGGCGAAAAGTTCAGGCCCGGTGTCTGGCACTTCGGCATCAAGCCCGGCAAGGATGAAGCCCCGGCCACCCTCACAAAACAGTGGATTTGCTCGCCGCTGCACCTGGAAGCCGTCACAGCCGACCAGGGCGACAACAACTATGGGCGCATGCTCAGGTTCAAAAACACCGCAGGCCGGTGGCGCACCTGGGCCATGCCGATGGAACTGCTGCGCGGCGCTGGCGATGAGCTGCGCGGCGCTCTGCTGGCAATGGGCGTGATGATCGACCCAGCCGGACATCGGGAATTTGCGCGCTACCTGCAAGCCCGCATTCCTGAAAAGCGCGTGACGTGCGCTACACAAACCGGCTGGCTCGGCAAGGTGTTCGTCCTGCCCGACGCCTGCTACGGCCCCGGCGCTTCGGCAGTGACCTATCAGTCTGGCGACCACACCGATGGCGAGTACAGCACGGGCGGCACCCTCAAGGGCTGGCGCGATGGCGTTGCAGCAATGGCCGTGGGCAACCCGGTCTTGATGCTGGCGCTATCGGCTGCGTTTGCTGGCCCCGTCATGAATTTGGTTCGCGCCGAAAGCGGTGGGGTTCATCTTGTCGGCAATAGTTCGACCGGCAAGACAACCGGCGTTGAAGCTGCCCGCTCGGTCTGGGGTGGCGACAAGTTCAAGCGCAGTTGGAACAGCACGGCGAACGGCCTGGAGGGCGCTGCATCACAGTCCAACGATTGCCTGCTGGTGCTCGACGAGATCAACCAAGCCGACCCGCGAGACGTGGGAGCCATCATCTACGCGCTCGGCAATGGCGTAGGGAAGCAGCGCGCATCCCGCACAGGCGCAGCTAGAGCCGTGGCACGGTGGCGCACATTCGTCCTCTCCAGTGGTGAACGCTCGGTTGCCACCGCAATGGCCGAGGGTGGCATCAAGGCCAAGGCCGGGCATGGCGTGCGTTTGTTGGACATCCCAGTTGCGCGCAAATTTGGAGCCTGGGACGACCTGCACGACTTCACCGATGGCCCCTCGTTCTCGGATGCGCTGGCGAAGGCCGCAGCGACCCACTACGGGCATGCTGGCCGGGCTTTTCTGGAGCGGCTGACACGCGACACATCCGACATGGCCGCGCTGTGGGAGCGTGTGAAGTCACTTGAAGCGTTCCATGCATGTGGCGATGGGCAGATCAAGCGCGCCGCCGCTCGGTTCGCTCTCATAGGCATGGCTGGTGAACTCGCCACAGACTACGGGCTGACCGGATGGGAGCCGGGCGCGGCTGTTGAAGCAGCAATCGTGGCGTTCAACGCATGGCGCGACCATCGAGGTGCAACCAATGCAGAGCAGCATCAAATCGTGGAAGCCGTGAATGCGTTCATCACGCGGCATGGCGATTCTCGGTTTTCGGATGTGAACGCGACACACAACATGATGGTGCGAGACCGGGCCGGATGGTGGCGTCCAGGCACCGATGGCCGCGAGTATCTGTTCACACCAGACGGACTACGCGAGGCGCTGAAGGGTTTCGACTTCAAGGCCGCAACGCAGACGCTGGTCCAGGCAGGGATGCTTGCCAAACCCGGCGCAGACGGCAAGACGGCAGTCCTCATGCGCATTGATGGGCAGCGCACGCGGGTCTAT
- a CDS encoding type II toxin-antitoxin system RelE/ParE family toxin — protein sequence MRVLHYQTPEGADPFDRWLRGLADRQAQARVLARTNRLILTGNLGDFKGVGEGVLELRIDYGPGYRVYCGRSGAELVLLLVGGDKRTQKADIRTAQAYWRDWQQRSSK from the coding sequence ATGCGCGTCCTGCACTATCAGACCCCGGAAGGTGCCGATCCCTTCGATCGATGGCTACGGGGGCTGGCCGATAGGCAGGCTCAGGCGCGCGTGTTGGCCCGCACCAACCGGTTGATCCTCACCGGCAATTTGGGTGATTTCAAGGGAGTTGGCGAGGGTGTGCTCGAGCTGCGCATCGACTACGGGCCTGGCTACCGCGTGTATTGCGGCCGCTCCGGTGCCGAGCTGGTGCTGCTGCTCGTCGGTGGCGACAAGCGGACACAGAAGGCTGACATCCGCACCGCGCAGGCCTACTGGCGCGACTGGCAACAAAGGAGTTCGAAATGA